The following are encoded together in the Corynebacterium jeikeium genome:
- a CDS encoding heat shock protein transcriptional repressor HspR: MSTSKNGGEREVFVISVAARITGMHAQTLRTYDRMGLVTPQRTSGGGRRYSREDIEQLQEIQRLSHEEGVNLAGIKTIIAQQNRLDELEEENAALRRRLAEMQARVERGEGAGGRSRGEIVHVPRSTSVVLWDRQKRR; this comes from the coding sequence ATGAGTACTAGTAAGAACGGCGGCGAGCGCGAGGTTTTCGTTATCTCCGTCGCCGCGCGGATCACTGGAATGCACGCCCAGACGCTGCGCACGTATGACCGGATGGGTTTGGTGACGCCCCAACGCACCAGTGGCGGCGGCCGCCGCTACTCGCGCGAGGATATTGAGCAGCTGCAGGAGATCCAGCGCCTCTCGCACGAAGAGGGCGTGAACCTGGCGGGCATCAAGACGATCATCGCCCAGCAGAACCGGTTGGACGAGCTGGAAGAGGAAAACGCGGCGCTGCGCCGCCGCCTGGCGGAGATGCAAGCCCGCGTGGAGCGGGGCGAGGGCGCGGGCGGACGCTCGCGTGGTGAGATTGTGCACGTCCCGCGCTCTACCTCTGTGGTCCTGTGGGACCGGCAGAAGCGGCGGTAG
- a CDS encoding SulP family inorganic anion transporter, giving the protein MLAGLVVGLALIPEAISFAVIAGVDPKVGLFSAFIMAVTIAFVGGRPAMISAATGAVALVVAPIARNYGMDYLIATVLLAGVFQIVLAVLGVAKLMRFIPRSVMVGFVNSLAILIFSAQIPELIDVPWLVYPLVALGILLLVFFPKLTTAIPAPLVSIVVVTVLVVVCSISVPTVGDKGELPRNLPELFIPQVPWKLETLQIIAPVAFAMALVGLMESLMTAKLVDEITDTHSNKTRESFGQGIANIASGLFGGMGGCAMIGQTMINVKASGARTRISTFMAGVFLLFLLLVLGDIVAIIPMAALVAVMVMVSVGTFDWHSIKPSTLKRMPKSETFVMVLIVVVVVATHNLAIGVVVGVMMASVMFVRRVAHLIDVRREVDDAAALVRYTVEGQLLFASSNDLTTQFEYAQDPDRVVIDFSKSNIWDASSVAALDTIENKYRQRGKTVEFVGMNEFSSAFHTRLTGELGGEG; this is encoded by the coding sequence ATGCTCGCCGGGCTGGTGGTGGGGCTGGCGCTGATCCCGGAGGCGATCTCTTTTGCCGTTATCGCGGGCGTGGATCCGAAGGTAGGGCTTTTCTCGGCTTTCATCATGGCGGTAACAATTGCCTTTGTCGGCGGTCGCCCGGCGATGATCTCCGCAGCGACGGGTGCAGTGGCGCTGGTGGTCGCACCGATTGCCCGGAACTACGGCATGGATTATCTGATCGCCACCGTGCTGCTGGCAGGCGTGTTCCAAATCGTGCTGGCGGTTCTGGGGGTGGCGAAGCTGATGCGCTTCATCCCGCGGAGCGTGATGGTCGGGTTCGTAAACTCCCTGGCAATCCTTATCTTTTCGGCGCAGATCCCGGAGCTGATTGATGTTCCTTGGCTGGTCTACCCGCTGGTGGCGCTGGGGATCTTGCTGCTGGTGTTCTTCCCGAAGTTAACTACGGCCATTCCGGCGCCGCTCGTTTCCATCGTGGTCGTCACGGTGCTGGTGGTGGTCTGTTCCATTTCCGTGCCGACAGTGGGCGACAAGGGTGAGCTGCCGCGCAACCTGCCGGAGTTGTTTATCCCCCAGGTGCCGTGGAAGTTGGAGACGCTGCAGATCATCGCGCCCGTAGCTTTCGCGATGGCGCTGGTGGGGCTGATGGAGTCCCTGATGACGGCGAAGCTGGTGGACGAGATCACCGATACCCACTCCAACAAGACGCGCGAGAGCTTCGGTCAGGGCATCGCAAACATTGCTTCCGGCCTGTTCGGCGGAATGGGCGGTTGCGCGATGATCGGCCAGACGATGATCAACGTGAAGGCGTCGGGCGCGAGGACTCGCATTTCTACCTTCATGGCGGGCGTTTTCTTGCTCTTCCTGCTGCTGGTGCTGGGGGACATCGTGGCGATCATTCCGATGGCGGCGCTGGTCGCGGTGATGGTGATGGTTTCTGTGGGCACTTTCGACTGGCATTCGATTAAGCCGTCGACGTTGAAGCGGATGCCGAAGAGCGAAACCTTCGTGATGGTGCTTATCGTTGTGGTGGTTGTGGCCACCCACAACCTGGCGATCGGCGTGGTGGTAGGTGTGATGATGGCCAGTGTGATGTTCGTGCGCCGCGTGGCCCACCTGATTGATGTGCGTCGCGAGGTTGATGACGCCGCAGCTTTGGTTCGCTACACGGTCGAGGGACAGCTGCTGTTTGCATCTAGCAACGACCTCACCACGCAGTTTGAGTACGCGCAGGACCCAGATCGGGTTGTTATTGATTTCTCGAAGTCCAACATTTGGGACGCTTCTTCGGTGGCTGCGCTGGACACCATTGAGAACAAGTACCGGCAGCGTGGGAAGACGGTGGAGTTTGTGGGGATGAACGAGTTCTCCTCGGCCTTCCATACGCGCCTGACGGGCG
- a CDS encoding amino acid permease: protein MLVKDDPRTVRMGTLVSLIIGSTVGAGIFALPQNIASVASPGAALIGWGITGVGMLCIAYVFQALALRKPHLDSGVYSYVRAGLGDFVGFASAWGYWLGTIIAQVGYATLFFSSLSFFFPIFGSDHPLVQSVCVSALTWGIFLVLSRGVRQAAIMNVITTVAKILPILAFLVLVAFVGFNTDVFTSDFWGRAATFGENQDQALSLGDQVKGMMLFTVWAFIGVEGASTYSKRARHRKDVSLATFLGFVSVFFLLTAVSFLSFGVVSREELAAMGDNSMGTVLEHVVGPWGAGLISVGLCISVLGAYVSWQMLCAEPITLMAQDGLLPKAVGRTNDMGAPYVSQFLSAVVIQAFIIVFYLNESTYTTMVQLATSLYLVPYVFSSLYLLFLATRGHGFKHPDAGSKFDISGPEVGKRTNRGHLLISAVAFGYSLWLLYAAELQFVLLGTLLIVPGLVVYVVTRIKAGGRVFNTFEWIISAVVVASAIGALYLIVTGQISL, encoded by the coding sequence GTGCTGGTCAAGGACGACCCACGCACCGTCCGCATGGGCACGCTCGTCAGCCTGATCATTGGCTCCACCGTCGGTGCCGGCATCTTCGCGCTGCCGCAGAACATTGCGTCTGTCGCCTCGCCGGGTGCCGCCCTGATCGGCTGGGGCATCACCGGCGTGGGCATGCTGTGCATCGCCTACGTCTTCCAGGCCCTAGCACTGCGCAAGCCGCACCTGGATTCGGGCGTGTACTCCTACGTGCGCGCCGGCCTGGGCGACTTCGTCGGCTTCGCCTCCGCGTGGGGCTACTGGCTGGGCACCATCATCGCCCAGGTGGGTTACGCGACGCTGTTCTTCAGCTCGCTGAGCTTCTTCTTCCCCATTTTCGGCAGCGATCATCCGCTGGTGCAGTCGGTCTGCGTATCGGCACTTACCTGGGGAATCTTCCTGGTTCTTTCCCGCGGCGTGCGCCAAGCGGCGATCATGAACGTCATCACCACTGTGGCGAAGATCCTGCCGATCCTGGCGTTCCTGGTGCTGGTGGCCTTCGTCGGCTTCAACACAGACGTGTTCACCTCTGATTTCTGGGGTCGCGCCGCCACCTTCGGCGAGAACCAGGATCAGGCACTTTCCCTCGGCGACCAAGTCAAGGGCATGATGCTGTTCACCGTGTGGGCCTTCATCGGTGTGGAGGGCGCCTCCACGTACTCGAAGCGCGCACGCCACCGCAAGGATGTCTCCCTAGCTACCTTCCTGGGATTCGTCTCCGTGTTCTTCCTGCTGACCGCCGTGAGCTTCCTGTCCTTCGGCGTGGTCTCCCGCGAGGAGCTCGCCGCTATGGGCGATAACTCCATGGGTACCGTCCTGGAGCACGTTGTCGGCCCGTGGGGCGCAGGCCTGATCTCCGTCGGCCTGTGCATCTCCGTGCTGGGCGCGTACGTTTCCTGGCAGATGCTATGCGCCGAGCCGATCACCCTGATGGCCCAGGATGGGCTGCTGCCGAAGGCCGTGGGACGCACCAACGACATGGGCGCCCCGTACGTCTCGCAGTTCCTGTCCGCCGTGGTTATCCAGGCGTTCATCATCGTCTTCTACTTGAATGAATCCACTTACACCACGATGGTGCAGCTGGCTACGTCCCTGTACCTGGTGCCCTACGTGTTCTCCAGCCTGTACCTGCTGTTCCTGGCCACCCGTGGCCACGGATTCAAGCACCCGGACGCGGGCTCGAAGTTCGACATCTCCGGGCCCGAGGTCGGCAAGAGGACCAACCGCGGACACCTACTCATCAGCGCCGTGGCTTTCGGCTACTCCCTGTGGTTGCTGTACGCCGCCGAGCTGCAGTTCGTCCTGCTCGGCACGCTACTTATCGTGCCCGGCCTGGTGGTTTATGTCGTCACCCGTATTAAGGCCGGCGGGCGCGTATTCAACACCTTCGAGTGGATCATCAGCGCCGTCGTCGTGGCCTCCGCTATCGGCGCCTTGTACCTGATCGTCACCGGGCAGATCAGCCTCTAG
- a CDS encoding LLM class flavin-dependent oxidoreductase: protein MKAFGFLSFGHYSLNPQSAHPHMLSARDMLHQSIELAVEADHLGVNGAYFRVHHFAPQQAAPMPLLAAIAARTQNIEVGTGVIDMRYENPLHLAEESAALDLIADGRIALGVSRGAPEAVERGWEAFGHTGSTDPRGADIAREHFLRYLAAIRGAGMATAPSAEKQYPHMYQPGASIPVLPHSPNLDRRVWWGAGTRETAKWAGQVGVNLMSSTLLTESNGDSFGDLQAQQLQVFKESFVSSGHGWTPRTSVSRSIFPITSAEDRAIVGTHGMTRDHFGVIDGYRSTLGRTYIGEPDQLIEELLNDAAVAEADTLMLTIPNQLGVEANVRLLKSFATHVAPALGWQPSTSEDSRLA, encoded by the coding sequence ATGAAAGCCTTCGGATTCCTCAGCTTCGGCCACTATTCCCTCAACCCTCAGTCCGCTCACCCACACATGCTCAGCGCCCGCGACATGCTGCACCAGTCGATCGAACTTGCAGTAGAGGCCGACCACTTGGGCGTGAACGGCGCCTACTTCCGCGTCCACCACTTCGCACCCCAGCAGGCCGCCCCCATGCCCCTACTAGCCGCAATCGCCGCCCGCACCCAGAACATCGAGGTCGGCACCGGCGTGATCGACATGCGTTACGAAAACCCCCTCCACCTCGCCGAAGAGTCCGCCGCGCTAGACCTCATCGCGGACGGCCGCATCGCCCTCGGCGTTTCCCGCGGAGCCCCCGAGGCTGTCGAACGCGGCTGGGAGGCCTTCGGCCACACCGGCTCCACCGACCCCCGAGGCGCCGACATCGCCCGCGAGCACTTCCTGCGCTACCTAGCCGCCATCCGCGGAGCAGGCATGGCCACTGCCCCCTCAGCAGAGAAGCAATACCCGCACATGTACCAGCCCGGCGCCTCCATCCCCGTGCTCCCGCACTCCCCCAACCTGGACCGCCGCGTCTGGTGGGGCGCGGGCACGCGCGAAACGGCCAAGTGGGCGGGGCAGGTGGGCGTCAACCTCATGAGCTCCACCCTCCTCACCGAGAGCAACGGCGACAGCTTCGGCGACCTGCAGGCACAGCAGCTCCAAGTCTTCAAGGAGTCCTTCGTCAGCAGTGGGCACGGCTGGACCCCGCGCACCTCCGTCTCCCGCAGCATCTTCCCCATCACCAGCGCCGAGGACCGGGCAATCGTCGGCACCCATGGCATGACCCGCGACCACTTCGGCGTGATCGACGGCTACCGCTCCACCCTCGGCCGAACCTACATTGGTGAACCCGACCAGCTCATCGAAGAGCTTCTTAATGACGCCGCAGTGGCCGAAGCCGACACGTTGATGCTCACTATCCCGAATCAGCTGGGCGTAGAGGCCAATGTTCGCCTGTTGAAGAGTTTCGCCACACACGTGGCACCTGCGCTGGGTTGGCAGCCGAGCACGAGTGAGGACAGCAGGTTGGCCTAA